From bacterium:
TAAAACTGCTGAAAAAGAAATAGATAAAATTGATAAAAAAATAAAAGAGGGAGAAAAATTTTTGAAAGGGAAAAAAGCAATCTGTAATAAATATATAAAAGACCTTCTTGAATATTTTGGTTTTGAAATTATTGAAACATACGGAAGAAAGGAAGAATTGACGCCAGAAAAAATAAAGGAAATAATTGAAAAATGTAAAATAAAAAAATTAGATATTGTAGTTGATAATTTACAGGCAGGAAAAGATACTGGAAAAATTTTTGCGGAAGAATTTAAAACACCACATGTTGTAATTTCAAATTTCCCTTATGCCTTTGAAAATACAGAAACATTAAGGGATACACTTTATAGAGATTTTTTAATAATAATTCAGAAATTTTAAAAATGGCAGAAAAGATTAAACTTTGGGATGTTAGTATTGGCTATTTAAATCAGACAATTGTTAAAGATGTTAATTTAAAAATTGAGAAAGGAGAAATAATTGGAATTTTTGGGCCAAATGGAGCAGGGAAAACAACCTTAATATGTGGTATAAATGGAGTTGCAAGAATTATAAAAGGGAATGTTTTTATAGATAATATTCTTCTTACTTCTTTTTCAGGACCTTATTTAAGAAGAAAAATTGGTTATGTCCCACAGATTATTGATATTGACCCTTTCCTCCCAATTCTTACAGAAGATGTTGTCTTTATGGGTTTATATGGAAAAAAGGGTTTATTTGGTAAAATAGAAAAAGAGGATAAAAAGAGATTTGATGAAATTGCTGATTTTTTTGAAATTAAGAATATTTTAAAAAAACCCTTTGGACTTCTTTCAGGTGGAGAGATGAGAAAAATTCTTATAGTAAGTGCATTTTTAAAAGAACCAGAAATTCTTTTACTTGACGAGGTTTTTACTTTTCTTGATTTAAGAACAACAAAAAATTTATTCAAAAAAATTAAAGAAATCCACGAAAAGAAAAATCTTACAATTCTAATTGTTGCTCATGACATTTATATAATTGAGAATTTATGCCAGAAAGTAATAGGGATGGAAAATGGAAAAGTTATTTTTTATGATGAGAAGGAGAAATTTTTGAAATTATTAAAAGAAAATGGAAATAATTAAATATGCTTTTTTTCAGAAAGCACTGGTTGCCTGTGTTTTATCTGGAATTGCCTGCGGTATTATCGGTGTCTGGGTTGTCGTTATGAGAATTTCTTTTATTGGTGTTTCAATTTCCCATTCAGCATTTGCAGGTTCTCTCCTTGCAATCTTAATTAAAAAACCAGTTCAACTCTTTTCTTTTATTTTTACCCTTATAACATCTTCAATCCTTGGACCATTTTCAGATAGAACTCAACTACATCCAGAGACATCAATGGGTATAATTTTTTCTTTAACACTTGGTTTATCATTTTTATTTCTTGGTTTAATCCCTGAGAGTAAAAGTGAGGCACTTAATTATATGTGGGGGAGTATTTTAACAGTTGATATTTTGGATATTTATTTCCTTTTTGCTATAACGATTTTTGTCTTCTTTTTTGATTTTTTATTTTTTAGAGAGATTAAGGCACTCCTTTTTAATAGGGAACTTGCAAAGGCAAATGGTTTTTATTCAACAATATTTTTTTATTTAATTCTTTACATTCTTGGTTTATCAATAACTTTCCTTTTAAAAATAGTTGGTGGACTTCTTGTCTATGCTTTAATTGTTAATCCTGCATCTTCTGCTTATCAGATTACTTATAATATTAAAAAGATGTTTTTTCTTTCTGTTATTTTTGGTATTCTTTCAACAATTTCAGGCCTTTTCATTTCAAGTACTTTAAATATTCCAACAGGTGCTTCAATAATTCTTTTTTCAGGGTTGCTTTTTGTTTTTTGTTTCCTATTTTCACCTAAAAGGAGAAAGAATGAAAAATAAAAAGGAATTTTTTAATAATATGGCTGAAAACTGGGATAAGAATGATAAAGTCGCTTCTAACAAATATAGAAGGATTATTGAAGAACTTAAAATTGAAGATGGTTTGAAAATTCTTGATATTGGAACTGGAACAGGAGTTTTAATCCCTTATTTACTTGAAACTGGGAAAATTATTGAGATATATGCTATTGATTATTCTGAAAAAATGATTGAAAAATTTAGAGAAAAAAATTTTCCAGAAAATGTTAAAAGTTTTATTATGGATATTCATAATACAGATTTTGAAAATAATTTTTTTGATAGAATTATTGCAAATGCCTGTTATCCACATTTTGAAGATAAGGAAAAAGCAATTAAAGAGATATATAGGATTTTAAAAAAAAATGGTATTTTTATAATTTCACATCCAACAGGCAGAAAATTTGTAAATGAACTCCACAAAAAAACTCACCCATTGATAAAAAAAGATATAATTCCAGATATTAAAAAGTTGAAGTCATTTATAGAAAAGGCAAGTTTTAAATTTGGAAAAGGAATTGATGAAGAGGACTTTTTTCTCATTTCTTTTATAAAATAAATCAAAATATTAAAAATTTCAAGAAAATTATAATTTGTTGAAAAATCTTAAAGGAGGTAATTATGGAAGTGAAATTAATAGAAATGAGTTCAAATCCAGAAGAAATAATTTATTCAGCAGCAAGGCAGTGTTATTCTGAAAAGGATGCATATGATATTTTTGTAAAAGCAAAAAATATAGAAAAG
This genomic window contains:
- a CDS encoding class I SAM-dependent methyltransferase, encoding MKNKKEFFNNMAENWDKNDKVASNKYRRIIEELKIEDGLKILDIGTGTGVLIPYLLETGKIIEIYAIDYSEKMIEKFREKNFPENVKSFIMDIHNTDFENNFFDRIIANACYPHFEDKEKAIKEIYRILKKNGIFIISHPTGRKFVNELHKKTHPLIKKDIIPDIKKLKSFIEKASFKFGKGIDEEDFFLISFIK
- a CDS encoding metal ABC transporter permease codes for the protein MEIIKYAFFQKALVACVLSGIACGIIGVWVVVMRISFIGVSISHSAFAGSLLAILIKKPVQLFSFIFTLITSSILGPFSDRTQLHPETSMGIIFSLTLGLSFLFLGLIPESKSEALNYMWGSILTVDILDIYFLFAITIFVFFFDFLFFREIKALLFNRELAKANGFYSTIFFYLILYILGLSITFLLKIVGGLLVYALIVNPASSAYQITYNIKKMFFLSVIFGILSTISGLFISSTLNIPTGASIILFSGLLFVFCFLFSPKRRKNEK
- a CDS encoding ATP-binding cassette domain-containing protein; translation: MAEKIKLWDVSIGYLNQTIVKDVNLKIEKGEIIGIFGPNGAGKTTLICGINGVARIIKGNVFIDNILLTSFSGPYLRRKIGYVPQIIDIDPFLPILTEDVVFMGLYGKKGLFGKIEKEDKKRFDEIADFFEIKNILKKPFGLLSGGEMRKILIVSAFLKEPEILLLDEVFTFLDLRTTKNLFKKIKEIHEKKNLTILIVAHDIYIIENLCQKVIGMENGKVIFYDEKEKFLKLLKENGNN